In Psychrobacter sp. JCM 18902, a single window of DNA contains:
- a CDS encoding pyruvate, water dikinase regulatory protein — protein sequence MYSSNPAEQLNPTIQNRNALNLDSSQAVRTAFFISDGTAITAETLGRAILSQFASVPFETRVLPYVDSLERAEDAVEQINMAYQRDGLLPLVFDTIVNPDIREKINSAQSCNLDMYEGLIGRVAEETGVEPDGHSGHAHDDVDSETYKERIDAVHFALDNDDGARTRHYDAADIILVGVSRSGKTPTSLYLALQFGIRAANYPLTEDDLYDNQLPKALREHKDKLFGLLIDTDRLVKIRQERRAGSRYSSYQQCQQEQRAIQGIYITHGIPSLDVSEMSVEEIATRILQMTGLKRRIG from the coding sequence ATGTACTCAAGTAATCCAGCTGAACAACTGAATCCCACTATTCAAAATCGCAACGCGTTAAACTTAGACAGCTCTCAAGCCGTTCGAACCGCGTTTTTTATCTCAGATGGCACAGCGATTACGGCGGAGACGCTTGGCCGCGCTATCTTGAGTCAGTTTGCTTCAGTACCTTTTGAAACACGAGTGTTGCCATATGTCGATAGCTTAGAGCGTGCAGAAGACGCCGTTGAGCAAATCAACATGGCGTATCAGCGAGATGGCTTGTTGCCATTAGTCTTTGATACGATTGTTAACCCTGATATTCGTGAAAAGATCAATTCTGCCCAAAGCTGTAACTTGGATATGTATGAGGGTTTGATAGGTCGCGTCGCTGAAGAAACGGGTGTGGAGCCTGACGGACATTCGGGTCATGCACACGACGATGTGGATTCTGAGACTTATAAAGAACGTATCGACGCGGTGCATTTCGCTTTAGACAATGATGATGGTGCGCGTACGCGTCATTATGATGCGGCCGATATTATTTTGGTGGGCGTATCACGTTCAGGCAAAACACCGACTTCTTTATACTTAGCCTTACAGTTCGGTATTCGAGCAGCAAATTATCCTTTGACCGAAGATGACTTGTACGATAATCAATTACCAAAAGCATTGCGCGAGCACAAAGACAAGCTGTTCGGTCTATTGATTGATACTGATCGCTTGGTGAAAATCCGTCAAGAGCGCCGTGCGGGCAGTCGTTATTCGAGCTATCAGCAATGTCAGCAAGAGCAGCGGGCAATACAAGGGATTTATATCACGCATGGTATTCCAAGCCTTGATGTCTCTGAGATGTCCGTTGAAGAAATCGCTACGCGCATCTTGCAGATGACGGGTCTCAAACGCCGTATCGGCTAA
- a CDS encoding YihY/virulence factor BrkB family protein, with protein sequence MKNPTSKLINNWLQPSLKTWRIANNSNVWAHCASVGFFGFLSIFPVMAVFVLLYGLAFSPAEMQEQISVLRPFIPDTVYEVLNSRLSALVSNTTSALTFSLVLSTLLALYAGSKGVKSLIILINLAFHITQERSFIQGNILAVSLTFGAVVILIIAVSSIAIIPVGAAYFPFPQIAKTIALWSRWPILAGIIFLSFLSLYRLAPNRDAVALKKLVPGAALATILWIVLSVLFSIYVQNFNNYSAEFGALSAAVVIMLWLYYSAFIVAFGAIFNSEALESAKPYAVRMY encoded by the coding sequence ATGAAAAACCCGACTTCTAAATTAATAAATAACTGGCTGCAGCCTTCATTAAAGACGTGGCGTATTGCGAACAACTCTAATGTTTGGGCACACTGCGCGAGCGTGGGATTTTTTGGTTTTTTATCAATTTTTCCAGTAATGGCGGTGTTTGTACTGCTTTATGGTCTCGCGTTTTCACCAGCTGAGATGCAAGAGCAAATCTCGGTTTTGCGTCCGTTTATACCTGATACGGTGTATGAAGTCCTCAATTCACGCCTAAGCGCATTGGTCTCTAATACCACATCCGCGCTCACGTTTAGTCTTGTCTTATCGACCTTACTCGCCCTATATGCTGGCTCTAAAGGTGTTAAATCTTTAATTATTCTGATCAATCTTGCCTTTCATATCACTCAAGAGCGAAGCTTCATACAAGGTAACATTTTAGCAGTCAGCTTAACCTTTGGCGCGGTAGTAATCTTGATTATAGCGGTCTCTTCTATTGCTATTATTCCTGTAGGGGCAGCCTATTTCCCCTTCCCGCAAATAGCTAAAACGATTGCGCTTTGGAGCAGGTGGCCTATATTGGCTGGTATCATATTTTTAAGCTTTTTAAGTCTCTATCGCCTAGCCCCAAACCGTGACGCCGTCGCGCTAAAAAAACTGGTGCCAGGAGCAGCTCTGGCGACCATTCTTTGGATTGTATTGTCTGTGCTATTTTCGATTTATGTGCAAAACTTTAATAACTATAGCGCTGAGTTTGGCGCGCTTTCAGCTGCCGTGGTCATTATGCTTTGGCTTTATTATTCAGCATTTATCGTCGCTTTTGGTGCGATTTTTAATTCTGAAGCCTTAGAAAGCGCCAAACCTTATGCTGTCCGAATGTACTAA
- the sthA gene encoding Si-specific NAD(P)(+) transhydrogenase, with translation MGTKKPSDATNDIGKDIHTEVSNKESGRVPNPEHTEGKNKKQNIEQTHEQVTDDVMHHPDLINPLDDTRIDIKSGYTKDSRRLKGDNHEYEYDAVVLGAGPAGEAAAMKLTKSGKKVVVIDPRDQVGGNSTHVGTIPSKALRQSVFNLINFRRDPMFTKAMEYKQVPLNRVLANARKVIRNQVSTHTRFYERNRIEVIQGWASFIDAHTLRVETDDNVFETITFNKAIVTVGSRPYRPEILDFNHPRVFDSDKILQMDYVVKKIIIYGAGVIGCEYASIFTGLGYKVDLINNQNQLLSYLDSEISDAIAHDFRQFGVLIRSNEEIDHLETHDDYVVLHLKSGKRIKSDAILWSNGRSGNTEGLNLEAIGLKANSRGQLKVDDTYCTEIENIYAAGDVIGWPSLASAAYDQGRCAAAFMVGDSDAEPVSSVPTGIYTIPEISCIGKTEQELTDEKVPYEVGQAFFKHLARAQIIGERSGVLKILFHRDTLEILGIHCYGNHASEIIHIGQAVMKCKSNNTLEYFVNTTFNYPTMAEAYRVAALNGLNRVF, from the coding sequence ATGGGAACTAAAAAACCAAGCGACGCGACCAATGATATTGGTAAAGACATTCATACCGAAGTATCGAATAAAGAAAGCGGTCGCGTGCCGAATCCTGAACATACTGAAGGCAAAAATAAAAAACAAAATATTGAACAAACCCATGAGCAGGTCACTGATGATGTCATGCACCATCCTGATCTTATTAATCCGCTCGATGATACGCGAATCGATATCAAGTCTGGTTATACGAAAGATTCACGTCGCTTAAAAGGCGATAATCACGAGTATGAGTATGATGCGGTCGTTTTAGGAGCAGGTCCTGCTGGCGAAGCGGCAGCTATGAAACTGACTAAATCTGGCAAAAAAGTGGTGGTCATTGATCCACGTGATCAGGTAGGTGGTAACTCTACCCATGTGGGTACGATTCCAAGTAAAGCACTGCGCCAATCGGTATTTAACCTCATTAACTTTCGCCGTGATCCTATGTTTACCAAGGCGATGGAGTACAAGCAAGTTCCTCTAAATAGAGTGCTTGCCAATGCCCGAAAAGTCATTCGCAATCAGGTTAGTACGCACACCCGATTCTATGAACGCAATCGCATTGAAGTGATTCAAGGTTGGGCAAGTTTCATTGATGCTCATACTTTGCGTGTTGAAACCGATGACAATGTCTTTGAAACCATTACCTTTAATAAAGCCATCGTAACGGTTGGTAGTCGTCCTTATCGCCCTGAAATTTTAGACTTTAACCATCCGCGCGTTTTTGATTCTGATAAAATTTTGCAAATGGATTATGTGGTCAAAAAAATTATCATCTATGGTGCGGGCGTGATTGGTTGTGAATATGCCTCTATCTTTACGGGTCTTGGTTATAAGGTTGATTTGATTAATAACCAAAATCAATTGCTCAGTTATCTCGATAGCGAGATTAGCGATGCTATCGCGCATGACTTTAGACAATTTGGCGTATTGATTCGTAGTAATGAAGAGATTGATCATCTTGAAACGCATGACGATTATGTCGTCTTGCATCTAAAGAGTGGTAAGCGCATCAAATCTGATGCCATTCTTTGGTCAAATGGTCGCTCAGGTAATACGGAAGGTTTAAACTTAGAAGCGATTGGTCTAAAAGCAAACAGCCGTGGTCAATTAAAAGTTGATGATACCTATTGTACTGAAATCGAAAATATCTATGCCGCAGGCGATGTGATTGGTTGGCCATCTTTGGCTTCTGCCGCTTATGACCAAGGACGCTGTGCGGCGGCCTTTATGGTTGGTGATAGCGATGCGGAACCAGTGTCAAGCGTGCCAACTGGTATCTATACGATTCCTGAAATTTCTTGTATCGGTAAAACTGAGCAAGAGCTAACCGACGAAAAAGTCCCATACGAAGTGGGTCAAGCATTCTTCAAGCATTTGGCACGAGCACAAATCATTGGTGAACGCTCAGGCGTACTCAAGATTTTGTTCCATCGTGATACGTTGGAGATTTTAGGGATCCATTGTTACGGTAACCATGCTTCAGAGATTATTCATATTGGTCAAGCCGTGATGAAGTGTAAGAGTAATAATACACTTGAGTACTTTGTGAATACTACTTTTAACTATCCAACGATGGCAGAAGCGTATCGCGTGGCGGCACTAAATGGTCTTAATCGTGTTTTTTAA
- a CDS encoding ABC transporter permease: protein MSLPPKDHLSSTTSDSTKQSSTPSFLASFLQTIKDIFSDKGVLLLLLIAPIIYGFFYPWPYSTEVVNHVPVGIIDNDNSNLSRTIVRYASASPQLDTQLFLNEQQAKEAMWSDEIAGYMVIPSGLEQQVLSGKAASVSVLGNGGYFLLNKNVQMGFLKAVSTVSAGIEVKKNVAQGAYSATAAANTQAVPLVIVPLYNQTEGYGAYVVPAVSILILQQTLLIATAMLIGTWYEQRRHATSIRGWLGRIAALSMFSFIIGCFYYGWTFELHHYPRGQNMLGSLLFLLLFCPTVATLGCVLGLWFRQRERSMQILIFSSLPMFFVSGYPWPADQLPTFLQIIRWFVPTTPGINTSVQLNQMGASISQVSTGFYALAALWVFYFALLMWVRWHDANKALKTVS, encoded by the coding sequence ATGTCATTACCACCAAAAGACCATTTATCTTCGACAACGTCAGATTCAACCAAGCAGTCTTCAACACCAAGTTTCTTAGCTAGTTTTTTACAAACTATTAAGGACATCTTTTCTGATAAAGGTGTGCTATTACTCTTACTGATTGCCCCCATTATTTATGGCTTCTTTTATCCTTGGCCTTATTCGACAGAAGTGGTCAACCATGTACCTGTTGGTATCATTGATAACGACAATAGTAATCTATCACGAACCATCGTTCGCTATGCGAGTGCCAGTCCGCAGTTAGACACACAGCTTTTTCTCAACGAGCAGCAGGCTAAAGAGGCCATGTGGTCAGATGAAATCGCTGGATACATGGTCATTCCAAGTGGGCTTGAGCAGCAAGTACTATCAGGAAAAGCGGCGAGCGTCAGCGTATTGGGTAATGGCGGCTACTTTCTATTAAATAAAAACGTGCAGATGGGGTTTTTAAAAGCAGTCAGTACGGTATCAGCAGGGATTGAAGTCAAAAAAAATGTGGCACAAGGTGCTTATTCAGCAACAGCGGCTGCTAATACTCAAGCAGTACCATTAGTGATTGTCCCTCTATACAATCAAACAGAAGGTTATGGCGCTTACGTGGTGCCAGCGGTCTCTATTCTAATTTTGCAACAAACCTTATTAATCGCCACAGCGATGCTGATTGGTACGTGGTATGAGCAGCGGCGACATGCGACGAGTATCCGTGGTTGGCTTGGGCGAATTGCTGCGCTCAGTATGTTCAGCTTCATTATTGGCTGCTTTTATTATGGCTGGACATTTGAGCTCCACCACTATCCGCGCGGGCAAAACATGCTTGGCAGTTTACTGTTCCTTCTGTTATTTTGTCCAACCGTAGCGACACTTGGTTGCGTGCTTGGACTCTGGTTTCGCCAGCGCGAACGTAGTATGCAAATCCTGATTTTTAGCTCACTACCGATGTTTTTTGTCAGTGGTTATCCGTGGCCAGCAGATCAGCTGCCCACATTTTTACAAATCATACGTTGGTTCGTACCCACGACACCGGGTATCAATACCTCCGTCCAGCTTAATCAAATGGGAGCTAGTATCTCCCAAGTTTCTACTGGATTTTATGCACTAGCCGCCTTATGGGTGTTTTACTTTGCGCTACTTATGTGGGTGCGCTGGCATGACGCGAATAAAGCACTTAAAACAGTGTCCTAA
- a CDS encoding TolC family protein, with the protein MKFALSTLSTAVMTITFMGLAAPVFASATDHNIESPNEVTAVAVTQIIDADTQYSTQSSIQDIAQNNAQKNEIQNKRSTIDTDMGQAEQKTGLTTLIDPITHKSIDNSYPLAVSSLLSLEQAQNILLQVSPKLAANQAAIAASEYQTDALKTLDNPLVFAQLSANAYNLDADLDLSSLKNGIVNDVNNGVDNVIPPIPPLPDLPNFGELVGERIPDSYELKRSGSTAGAGLGVVWPIYTAGRTNALTGASNARTQEAVADSLLDKNELYNTLIERYFKAQLAIIAAYLREDAYDTLQQTDHMAQRLFEEGFISRVDRLEAQSALADAKSESVNANNDARLAMMALQRLLRTDYRIKPTTPLFVSSRPLPDVNYFQNLSLTNHPGLQKVAAKRAQAEQLHALSDTGHKPTVMLYGYGQIEKDPSWVAGISASWKLWGGLDKNASLASSNAKIRQADLSEIEVSDNLLLLVEKNWHDVNNAQSRYQALQSNVDLAAEVLRLRQLGLQEGVNTPIEVVQAQTQSLKARTEQAQAANSYVQSLAALMQSCGTPLAFNAYLNAADIRLPTLYTE; encoded by the coding sequence ATGAAATTTGCTTTATCGACTCTGTCTACTGCGGTGATGACGATTACGTTCATGGGTTTAGCGGCGCCTGTTTTTGCAAGCGCTACGGATCATAATATCGAGTCACCGAATGAGGTCACAGCCGTTGCAGTGACGCAAATTATCGACGCTGACACTCAATACAGTACTCAAAGCAGTATTCAAGACATCGCTCAAAACAACGCTCAAAAAAACGAGATTCAAAATAAAAGGTCAACGATAGATACAGATATGGGTCAAGCCGAACAAAAAACTGGCTTAACAACGCTTATCGATCCCATTACCCATAAAAGTATTGATAATAGTTATCCATTAGCAGTATCTAGCCTGTTAAGCCTTGAGCAAGCTCAAAATATCTTATTACAAGTGTCACCGAAACTGGCCGCCAATCAAGCGGCGATTGCGGCTAGTGAATATCAAACGGATGCGCTCAAAACCTTAGACAATCCATTGGTGTTTGCCCAATTATCAGCCAACGCTTACAACTTAGACGCGGATCTTGACTTATCATCATTGAAAAACGGTATTGTTAATGACGTTAACAATGGTGTCGATAATGTGATTCCGCCTATTCCACCGCTACCAGATTTGCCGAATTTTGGTGAATTGGTCGGCGAGCGTATCCCAGATTCTTATGAGTTAAAGCGCTCAGGCTCAACGGCTGGTGCAGGTCTGGGCGTGGTTTGGCCCATCTATACTGCTGGACGTACCAACGCTTTGACAGGTGCTTCCAATGCCCGTACCCAAGAAGCCGTCGCAGACAGTCTATTGGATAAAAACGAGCTTTATAACACCCTGATTGAGCGTTATTTTAAGGCACAGCTGGCCATCATTGCCGCTTATTTACGCGAAGATGCTTATGATACCTTGCAGCAGACTGACCATATGGCGCAGCGGCTTTTTGAAGAAGGTTTTATCTCACGTGTTGATCGCTTAGAAGCACAATCTGCGCTTGCCGATGCAAAAAGTGAGTCCGTCAATGCCAATAACGATGCTCGTCTTGCGATGATGGCTTTACAGCGGCTATTGCGTACCGACTATCGTATCAAACCCACGACACCGTTATTTGTCTCTAGCCGTCCTTTACCCGATGTAAACTATTTTCAAAATTTATCACTCACCAATCACCCAGGTCTACAAAAAGTCGCCGCCAAACGCGCACAAGCTGAGCAGCTACATGCGCTATCAGATACTGGTCACAAGCCTACCGTTATGCTCTATGGCTACGGGCAAATTGAAAAAGACCCCAGTTGGGTAGCCGGTATATCAGCCAGCTGGAAGCTGTGGGGTGGTCTTGATAAAAATGCGTCACTCGCGTCGAGCAATGCCAAAATACGCCAAGCGGATCTGTCTGAAATCGAAGTCAGTGACAATTTATTATTACTGGTCGAAAAAAACTGGCACGATGTTAATAATGCCCAATCTCGTTATCAGGCATTACAAAGTAACGTAGATCTAGCCGCAGAAGTCTTACGTTTGCGCCAGTTGGGGCTACAAGAAGGTGTAAATACACCGATTGAGGTAGTCCAAGCACAAACGCAGTCGCTTAAAGCACGTACTGAACAAGCGCAAGCGGCGAACAGCTATGTACAATCGCTGGCCGCACTCATGCAAAGCTGTGGTACGCCTCTTGCCTTTAATGCCTATCTTAATGCTGCTGATATTCGATTACCGACTTTGTATACTGAGTAA
- a CDS encoding DUF4377 domain-containing protein, giving the protein MSSSYKSSKTPLLLASLLSAVSLLSACQTSPFSREPVPEPRYIPTIVLGEAQTLTIMPNRVACASALPMQCLLAKSSKDGSVFQVPYDWIDDFKPSLGTEYVISARPQIDEGQKSATGHWTLQNIVSQRMVGTP; this is encoded by the coding sequence ATGAGTTCATCTTATAAGTCTAGCAAGACCCCTTTATTATTGGCCAGCTTGCTGAGTGCGGTCAGTTTACTGAGTGCTTGCCAAACGTCACCTTTTTCACGTGAGCCAGTGCCTGAGCCACGTTATATCCCAACCATTGTATTGGGTGAAGCGCAAACGCTAACAATCATGCCCAATCGTGTGGCCTGCGCCTCGGCATTACCGATGCAGTGTTTACTGGCCAAATCAAGTAAAGATGGCAGCGTGTTTCAGGTACCTTATGATTGGATTGATGACTTTAAACCAAGCCTTGGCACAGAATATGTGATTAGCGCGCGTCCGCAGATTGACGAGGGACAGAAAAGCGCGACTGGGCATTGGACACTACAAAATATTGTGTCACAACGTATGGTGGGCACGCCTTAG
- a CDS encoding ABC transporter permease, translating to MHPMKLSKAFLRSAAYERRFLTKNPWDFSMVVWIPLATVLLIWWIFSQTQITDLPIGVIDQDNSPIANTAVRYLEASPTLTVRQLYYSEAEAKAAILQRDIYAIVIIPEDFSRHILSGKPAPLILQVNAQYGTHSGIIQTSVQAVAGTLSAGVEIQRLVKQGMAPSQAAIAYSPIGIQRISLFNAATDYQQFLASTVIPALLHILAMVIGATTIGRELRDKRLGHWYRFISTGHPDLTRTTQNESTSGKILNAVENNQDLSKNDQISVSSHANEDMTESANVLVLLFGLLGKYFWPTLAFSMWAMLALWLATPQESIAMSSVLATYAGLILLIMLSFWLGAIFTLGSFSLRMGLSATGFISAPSYAFAGVTFPYIAISDSARHWSDALPLTHYLKLHIAQLQMQAPVAVSLPIVYGLAIATTIAMTLTTLLTKRALAHPERWGAR from the coding sequence ATGCACCCGATGAAGTTAAGTAAGGCTTTTTTGCGTAGTGCTGCCTATGAGCGACGGTTTTTGACCAAAAATCCGTGGGACTTCAGTATGGTGGTCTGGATACCACTGGCAACGGTTTTACTGATTTGGTGGATATTTTCACAAACACAGATTACGGATTTGCCCATTGGGGTGATAGACCAAGACAATAGCCCGATTGCCAATACCGCGGTACGCTATTTGGAAGCCAGCCCTACTCTAACGGTTAGACAGCTTTATTACTCAGAGGCTGAGGCAAAAGCGGCTATTTTGCAGCGTGATATTTACGCTATTGTCATTATCCCTGAAGATTTTTCTCGGCATATTTTATCTGGTAAGCCTGCTCCATTAATTTTACAAGTAAATGCTCAGTACGGCACACATTCGGGCATTATCCAAACCAGCGTTCAAGCGGTCGCTGGGACGTTATCGGCAGGCGTTGAGATACAGCGTTTAGTCAAACAAGGCATGGCACCGTCGCAAGCTGCGATTGCTTACTCACCGATTGGCATACAGCGTATCAGCCTGTTTAACGCGGCCACCGATTATCAGCAGTTTTTGGCTTCAACCGTCATACCCGCGCTGCTGCATATTTTAGCGATGGTGATCGGTGCAACGACGATTGGTCGTGAGCTGCGGGATAAACGACTCGGCCACTGGTATCGCTTTATCAGTACAGGTCATCCTGATTTGACGCGAACCACGCAAAACGAGTCAACATCAGGGAAAATATTAAATGCCGTAGAAAACAACCAAGACTTGAGCAAAAACGATCAAATCTCAGTCTCTAGCCATGCGAATGAAGATATGACGGAAAGTGCAAACGTTTTAGTATTATTGTTTGGTCTGTTAGGCAAATACTTTTGGCCGACATTGGCCTTTAGCATGTGGGCGATGTTGGCTCTATGGCTTGCCACGCCGCAAGAATCCATTGCCATGAGCTCAGTGCTTGCAACTTATGCTGGTTTGATATTATTAATAATGCTATCGTTTTGGCTGGGTGCTATCTTTACCTTAGGCTCATTTTCATTACGCATGGGCTTGTCTGCTACTGGTTTTATTTCAGCACCTTCTTATGCCTTTGCTGGTGTGACCTTTCCTTATATTGCTATCAGTGACAGTGCTCGGCATTGGTCAGATGCACTGCCACTCACTCACTATCTAAAACTACACATTGCACAATTACAGATGCAAGCGCCTGTTGCTGTGTCATTACCGATCGTTTATGGTCTGGCTATTGCCACGACGATTGCGATGACCCTGACTACTTTATTAACCAAACGCGCGCTGGCGCATCCTGAACGTTGGGGGGCGCGCTAA
- a CDS encoding HlyD family secretion protein: protein MTESTNESDDSRKLNDSEQSTDSVNNHNDQETDAENEQAVPTYKRHAEKADESAMIKKALLALLVLIVLGVIAYGLYKSNQHSEPEVVTLQGQMQMQQTSIAAKVPGRIAKILVTEGDAVTVGQQLIEMDSPEINAKINQALAGKQMAQSQLDKAENGARPQEIAQAKAAWQANKAASDLAENTYQRVNRLYEEGLMARQKRDEAYAQYLATQDQTEAARLQYDLAKEGARSEDKSAATAQVAQVDAQLEEALVAKEEANLKSPIAGIVDNVIVSAGEVIGQGVPILTLVNTDEQWVVLNVTESYLNQFAIGQQFTGTIPALSSANKPYTKQFTVYATSTLSDFATWRPTNNDDGFDVRTFEVKARPTTPDARIRSGMSVIVRVNPALTNASQE, encoded by the coding sequence ATGACTGAATCTACCAACGAATCAGACGACTCGCGCAAGTTAAACGACTCAGAGCAATCTACCGACTCAGTCAATAACCATAACGATCAAGAAACTGATGCTGAAAATGAGCAAGCAGTGCCTACTTATAAGCGCCATGCAGAAAAAGCGGATGAATCTGCCATGATAAAAAAGGCACTTCTGGCGCTATTGGTTCTGATTGTATTAGGTGTTATTGCCTATGGTCTATATAAAAGCAATCAGCATAGCGAGCCTGAAGTCGTGACTTTGCAAGGGCAGATGCAGATGCAGCAAACCTCCATCGCGGCAAAAGTGCCGGGACGTATTGCCAAAATTCTGGTCACAGAAGGTGATGCGGTGACGGTCGGGCAACAGCTGATTGAAATGGACTCGCCTGAGATTAACGCAAAGATTAATCAAGCGCTGGCTGGCAAGCAAATGGCACAAAGTCAGTTAGATAAAGCCGAAAATGGCGCCCGTCCACAAGAGATCGCTCAAGCAAAAGCGGCGTGGCAAGCCAACAAAGCTGCTTCTGATTTGGCAGAGAACACTTACCAGCGTGTCAACCGCCTTTATGAAGAAGGCCTTATGGCACGGCAAAAACGCGATGAGGCATATGCGCAATATCTAGCCACTCAGGATCAAACTGAAGCGGCGCGCTTGCAATACGATTTGGCAAAAGAAGGCGCACGCAGCGAAGATAAATCAGCGGCGACAGCGCAAGTAGCACAAGTCGATGCCCAACTAGAAGAAGCACTGGTGGCAAAAGAAGAAGCCAATTTAAAAAGCCCTATTGCAGGCATTGTGGACAATGTCATTGTCAGCGCGGGTGAAGTCATTGGACAAGGCGTGCCTATCTTGACGTTGGTCAATACCGATGAGCAGTGGGTCGTACTTAATGTCACCGAATCCTACTTAAACCAGTTTGCGATTGGTCAGCAATTTACTGGTACGATTCCTGCGCTGTCATCAGCAAATAAGCCTTATACCAAACAGTTTACCGTTTATGCTACGTCAACATTGTCTGACTTTGCCACTTGGCGGCCGACCAATAATGATGATGGATTCGATGTACGTACCTTTGAAGTAAAGGCACGTCCGACGACTCCCGATGCACGTATTCGCTCAGGTATGAGCGTTATTGTACGCGTCAATCCAGCACTTACTAATGCAAGCCAAGAGTAA